From the genome of Takifugu rubripes chromosome 10, fTakRub1.2, whole genome shotgun sequence:
GAGATGAGAGCCTCTCGGATCCTCCACGGTTTGGGTTTCACCGCTGCAatgcagcagaagaagctgaaggactTCAGCGGAGGGTGGAGGATGCGCGTTGCTCTGGCCAGGTAACGTGTGCACATCGATATTCCCAATCACTCACTGGAAGAAAGTCGGTCTTTGAAATTACCGCGTCCCTCCTTCCATCAGAGCCCTCTTCATCAAGCCGTTCATGCTGTTACTCGATGAGCCGACCAACCATTTGGACCTGGATGCTTGCGTGTGGCTGGAAGAGGAGCTCAAGTCGTAAGTTCAGGTTCTGCTTTATCGCTTGATGAGCCGAAACGTCGGGCGCGTGTCGCTCATCGCGCTCCATCCTGCTCCAGGTTCAAGCGAATCCTGGTGTTGATCTCGCACTCTCAAGACTTCCTGAACGGCGTCTGCACCAACATCATCCACCTTCATCAGAGAAAACTGAAATACTACACGGTGAGAACACGTCGCTAAACTACTGCTGGTGCCTTAAATGCCTTAAAGTGACATCATAAATAGCATATTGCTAATTCAGGAAGCGGGTTATTCTCTGTGCCAGCCTTCAGCATGACTGTGTAAATCTGCCTCCAGGGTAACTATGACCAGTATGTGAAGACTAGATTGGAGCTGGAAGAGAACCAGATGAAGCGCTTCAACTGGGAACAGGACCAGATAGCACATATGAAGGTAAATGATGTATTATCTTCAcacaattatcttcacacatgGCACATTTTGTTCAGCGTTGCTCATTAATTTTGTGAGTGTCTTGCATTTATCCcggctctgttgttgttgttctagAATTACATAGCGCGGTTTGGTCACGGCTCTGCAAAGCTGGCACGACAGGCACAGAGCAAAGAGAAGACGCTGCAGAAGATGGTGGCGTCTGGCTTGACTGAGAAAGTTGTGAATGACAAGGTGGGTGGACAGGTGCATTGAGGCAATTTTCAGACCCAACATGAACTTTGAACTTAAACCGGCCTCTCCTCCAGACCCTGTCAttttgttttcctccctgtGGGAAGATTCCTCCCCCTGTTATCATGGTTCAGAACGTGAGCTTCCGGTACAGTGATAACACGGTGAGTATTGTGAGCGCGGTTCCTCAGATCCTCGATTAGCAGCTAATAAATTAGCTTAATCGTCTCCTGATACTCTGTCCAGCCAGTCATATATAAAAACCTGGAGTTTGGTATCGACTTGGATACAAGAGTGGCTCTGGTGGGACCGAATGGAGCAGGCAAGTCCACCCTGCTAAAGCTGCTGATGGGAGAGGTGAGCACCACATGTTTGGACCGTCTCTCCGCGACCAGGCCGGTGTTTAattttttccttcctgttgtAGCTCCTGCCCAGTGACGGGATGATCCGCAAACATTCGCACGTCAAGATCGGCAGATATCACCAACATCTGACGGAGCAACTGGAGCTGGACCTGTCTCCTCTGGagtacatgatgaaatgtttcCCCGAAAtcaaagagaaggaggagatgaggaagatcATCGGCCGCTACGGCCTGACTGGGAAACAGCAGGTAGGACAGCGGAGAGCTCAGACATGGAGGACATGTCTTTCAGGAGTGTATTGACCTCATCATTGTCCTCCAGGTCAGTCCAATCAAGAACCTGTCGGATGGGCAGAAGTGTCGGGTGTGTTTTGCCTGGCTGGCGTGGCAGAACCCTCACATGCTGTTCCTGGACGAGCCCACCAATCACTTGGACATTGAGACCATCGACGCGCTGGCTGACGCCATCAATGACTTTGACGGCGGCGTGATGCTCGTTAGCCACGACTTCAGGTTAATTCAGCAG
Proteins encoded in this window:
- the LOC101062096 gene encoding ATP-binding cassette sub-family F member 2, with protein sequence MPSDLAKKKAAKKKEAAKARQRTKKPEELNEEAGEAEQAEPQQNGADSNGVASLTKELDEVELAKTEARAVTGVLASHPNSTDVHISSLSLTFHGQELLVDTSLELNSGRRYGLIGLNGTGKSMLLSAIGYREIPIPEHIDIYHLTREMAPSDKTALQCVMDVDEERIKLEKETERLAHEDSECEKLMELYERLEELDADKAEMRASRILHGLGFTAAMQQKKLKDFSGGWRMRVALARALFIKPFMLLLDEPTNHLDLDACVWLEEELKSFKRILVLISHSQDFLNGVCTNIIHLHQRKLKYYTGNYDQYVKTRLELEENQMKRFNWEQDQIAHMKNYIARFGHGSAKLARQAQSKEKTLQKMVASGLTEKVVNDKTLSFCFPPCGKIPPPVIMVQNVSFRYSDNTPVIYKNLEFGIDLDTRVALVGPNGAGKSTLLKLLMGELLPSDGMIRKHSHVKIGRYHQHLTEQLELDLSPLEYMMKCFPEIKEKEEMRKIIGRYGLTGKQQVSPIKNLSDGQKCRVCFAWLAWQNPHMLFLDEPTNHLDIETIDALADAINDFDGGVMLVSHDFRLIQQVAQEIWVCENQTITKWKRDILAYKEHLKCKIEKQTHNV